Proteins co-encoded in one Populus trichocarpa isolate Nisqually-1 chromosome 10, P.trichocarpa_v4.1, whole genome shotgun sequence genomic window:
- the LOC7485836 gene encoding transcription factor bHLH147 yields the protein MEPSSSSAVAAAIVSTNANINTDRTRRKKKKKSVLQQHQSKQNQNSQSHAKWKTEAQQQVYSSKLIQALSQVNLNPSTSSAPRQGRAVREVADRALAFAAKGKTRWSRAILTSRIKLKFRKQQHKRQRLASSSSSSPGSTTGSSSRSSRKHKVSVLRLKAKGLPAVQRKVRVLGRLVPGCLKQPLPVILEEATDYIAALEMQVKTMTAIAELLSRSTSEASSTSEPMTS from the coding sequence ATGGAACCATCGTCGTcgtcagcagtagcagcagcaaTAGTGAGTACTAACGCCAACATCAACACGGATCgaacaagaaggaaaaagaagaagaaatcagtGTTGCAGCAACACCAATCAAAACAGAACCAAAACTCACAGAGCCACGCCAAATGGAAAACAGAAGCACAACAACAAGTCTACTCATCCAAACTCATCCAAGCCTTAAGCCAAGTCAATCTCAACCCTTCAACTTCATCAGCCCCGCGTCAAGGTCGAGCCGTTAGAGAAGTTGCTGATCGGGCTTTAGCTTTCGCTGCTAAAGGTAAAACCAGGTGGAGCCGAGCCATTTTAACTAGCCGCATCAAACTCAAATTTCGGAAACAACAACATAAGAGACAGAGACTTGCGtcgtcgtcttcttcttctccaggATCCACTACCGGGAGTAGCAGCCGGTCGTCGAGGAAGCATAAAGTGAGTGTTTTGAGGTTGAAAGCGAAGGGTTTGCCGGCTGTTCAAAGGAAAGTTCGTGTTCTTGGCCGGTTAGTTCCTGGTTGCCTGAAACAACCATTGCCTGTTATTTTGGAAGAAGCTACAGATTATATTGCTGCTTTGGAGATGCAAGTTAAAACCATGACTGCTATAGCTGAGCTTCTTTCTCGCTCTACCTCCGAAGCCAGCTCTACTTCTGAGCCGATGACCTCCTAA